The Primulina huaijiensis isolate GDHJ02 chromosome 17, ASM1229523v2, whole genome shotgun sequence genome window below encodes:
- the LOC140963391 gene encoding uncharacterized protein — MIRQVVLRQPGSMLDRRQPLLQNSDCSSRGGLRKVRLAEVAGGTTAECAAVCCCCPCGLVNLLVLAVYKVPAGLCRKALRRKRLRRLMKKGLLPPRKCGCDEKEQQIHPVSSPVAIVNSLESGFDNKEVLELEKEMWDKFYSTGFWRSSSQRSETSHQ; from the coding sequence ATGATTAGGCAAGTCGTGTTGCGCCAGCCCGGTTCAATGTTGGACAGGCGGCAGCCTCTGTTGCAGAACTCGGACTGTTCATCGCGGGGTGGCTTGAGGAAGGTGAGGCTGGCGGAGGTGGCGGGAGGGACCACGGCGGAATGCGCGGCGGTGTGCTGCTGCTGCCCCTGTGGGCTTGTCAACCTCCTCGTGCTGGCTGTGTACAAGGTGCCGGCAGGGCTGTGCCGGAAGGCCCTGAGGCGTAAGCGCCTCCGCAGGCTGATGAAGAAAGGGCTACTGCCGCCGCGGAAGTGCGGCTGCGATGAGAAGGAGCAACAAATTCATCCAGTATCAAGCCCCGTCGCCATTGTTAATTCTCTGGAATCGGGGTTTGATAACAAAGAAGTGCTGGAACTGGAGAAGGAGATGTGGGATAAATTTTACAGCACTGGTTTTTGGAGGAGTTCTTCCCAAAGAAGTGAAACATCAcaccaataa